The following are encoded together in the Pectobacterium punjabense genome:
- the mukB gene encoding chromosome partition protein MukB, whose protein sequence is MIERGKFRSLTLVNWNGFFARTFDLDELVTTLSGGNGAGKSTTMAAFITALIPDLTLLHFRNTTEAGATSGSRDKGLHGKLRAGVCYSTLDVVNSRHQRVLVGVRLQQVAGRDRKVDIKPFTIQGLPTAIQPTQILTQVVGDRQARVLSLQELKDRVEEMEGVQFKQFNSITDYHSLMFDLGVVPRRLRSASDRSKFYRLIEASLYGGISSAITRSLRDYLLPENSGVRKAFQDMEAALRENRMTLEAIRVTQSDRDLFKHLISEATSYVAADYMRHANERRIHLDGALELRRDLFSSRKQLSSEQYRHVEMARELAEQSGAEGDLETDYQAASDHLNLVQTAMRQQEKIERYNADLEELSYRLEEQNEVVEEAREQQAENEERADAAELEVDELKSQLADYQQALDVQQTRAIQYQQAQQALERARTLCQLPDLTAENADEWLDSYQAKEQEATEILLMLEQKLSVADAAHGQFEQAYQLVSKIAGAVNRNEAWQVARDLLRDSSSQRYQAERVQPLRMRLSELEQRLREQQDAERLLQDFSKRNGQDYQPEELESLQQELDARIETLSSLVAEAGERRMALRQELEQIQQRIQKLTARAPVWLAAQEMLTQLSEQSGETFEESRQVTEFMQQLLERERETTVERDDIAARKRQIEAQVERLSQPGGSEDPRLNALAERFGGVLLSEIYDDVTLDDAPYFSALYGPSRHAIVVPDLSLVRDQLAGLEDCPEDLYLIEGDPQSFDDSVFAVEELERAVVVKVAERQWRYSRFPEVPLFGRAAREMRLESLRDEREALAEQYATLSFDVQKTQRLHQSFSRFIGTHLAVVFDEDPEAEIRKLSSRRGELDRAMASFDGENQQQRQQYEQAKEASAQLNKLIPRISLLCDETLQDRVEEIRAELDETEESARFIQQHGATLAKLEPLVSVLQSDPQQHEQLQEDYAQAQNAQRQAKQQAFALTEVVQRRAHFSYADSAGMLGENAGLNDKLRHRLELAEAERTKAREQLRQHQAQLTQYSQVQASLKSSYDAKQDMLKELTQELQDIGVRADADAEARARQRRDELHAALSTNRSRRNQLEKQITFCEAEMDSLQKKLRKLERDYHQMREQVVTAKAGWCAVMRLVKDNGVERRLHRRELAYMEGDELRSMSDKALGALRLAVADNEHLRDVLRLSEDPKRPERKIQFYIAVYQHLRERIRQDIIRTDDPVEAIEQMEIELNRLTEELTAREQMLAISSRSVANIIRKTIQREQNRIRMLNQGLQAVAFGQVKSVRLNVNVRETHTTLLNVLSEQQEMHQDLFNSNRLTFSEALAKLYQRLNPEIDMGQRTPQTIGEELLDYRNYLEMEVEVNRGADGWLRAESGALSTGEAIGTGMSILVMVVQSWEEESKRLRGKDVIPCRLLFLDEAARLDAKSIATLFELCDRLEMQLVIAAPENISPEKGTTYKLVRKVYQNNEHVHVVGLRGFGTEASETQEQVL, encoded by the coding sequence ATGATTGAACGCGGTAAATTTCGCTCACTAACGCTGGTCAACTGGAACGGCTTTTTCGCCCGCACCTTCGATCTTGATGAACTGGTTACCACGCTATCCGGCGGTAACGGCGCAGGGAAATCCACCACGATGGCCGCCTTTATTACGGCGCTGATCCCTGACCTGACGTTACTGCACTTCAGAAATACGACTGAAGCGGGGGCCACCAGCGGTTCACGCGATAAAGGTTTGCACGGTAAATTACGTGCGGGTGTCTGCTACTCGACGCTGGATGTCGTTAACTCGCGCCATCAGCGCGTACTGGTTGGGGTTCGTCTCCAGCAGGTTGCGGGGCGTGACCGTAAAGTCGATATCAAACCTTTCACCATTCAGGGATTGCCGACCGCCATCCAGCCGACACAAATTCTGACGCAGGTCGTCGGCGATCGTCAGGCGCGCGTGCTGTCGTTGCAAGAGCTGAAAGATCGCGTCGAGGAGATGGAAGGCGTTCAGTTCAAGCAGTTTAACTCCATCACCGATTATCACTCGCTGATGTTTGATTTGGGCGTGGTGCCCAGGCGCTTGCGTTCCGCCTCCGATCGCAGCAAGTTTTACCGCCTGATTGAAGCCTCGTTATATGGTGGTATTTCCAGCGCGATTACGCGCTCGCTGCGCGATTACCTGCTGCCGGAAAACAGCGGCGTGCGTAAAGCGTTTCAGGATATGGAAGCGGCGCTGCGTGAAAACCGCATGACGCTGGAAGCGATTCGGGTTACCCAGTCTGACCGCGATCTGTTTAAGCATCTGATCTCTGAAGCGACATCCTATGTTGCCGCTGACTATATGCGGCACGCCAATGAGCGACGCATCCATCTGGATGGGGCGCTGGAGTTGCGTCGTGACCTGTTCTCCAGCCGTAAACAACTGTCGAGTGAGCAATATCGCCATGTGGAAATGGCGAGGGAATTGGCGGAGCAGAGCGGCGCTGAAGGCGATCTGGAAACGGATTATCAGGCAGCGAGCGACCACCTGAATCTGGTGCAGACAGCGATGCGCCAGCAGGAAAAGATCGAGCGCTACAACGCCGATCTGGAAGAATTGAGCTATCGCCTCGAAGAACAGAACGAGGTGGTAGAAGAAGCGCGTGAGCAGCAGGCGGAAAACGAAGAACGTGCCGATGCGGCTGAATTGGAAGTTGATGAGCTAAAAAGTCAGCTTGCCGATTATCAGCAAGCGCTGGACGTTCAGCAAACGCGCGCCATTCAGTACCAACAGGCTCAACAGGCATTGGAACGCGCTCGCACGCTGTGTCAGTTGCCGGATTTAACGGCAGAGAATGCAGATGAATGGCTGGATAGCTACCAGGCGAAAGAGCAGGAAGCGACAGAAATTCTTCTGATGCTGGAACAGAAACTGAGCGTGGCAGATGCGGCGCACGGCCAGTTTGAGCAAGCTTATCAGTTAGTGAGCAAAATTGCCGGTGCGGTCAATCGCAATGAGGCCTGGCAGGTCGCGCGCGACTTGCTGCGCGACAGCTCTTCACAACGCTATCAAGCCGAGCGAGTACAGCCGCTGCGGATGCGGTTGTCTGAGTTGGAACAGCGCCTGCGTGAGCAACAGGATGCTGAACGGCTATTGCAGGATTTCAGCAAACGTAACGGTCAGGATTATCAGCCAGAAGAGCTGGAGTCGCTCCAGCAAGAGCTTGATGCGCGTATCGAAACCCTATCATCGCTGGTGGCGGAAGCGGGTGAACGTCGCATGGCGTTGCGGCAGGAATTGGAGCAAATCCAGCAGCGCATTCAGAAGCTGACGGCGCGTGCGCCAGTCTGGCTGGCTGCACAGGAAATGCTGACGCAACTGAGCGAGCAAAGCGGCGAAACGTTTGAAGAGAGCCGTCAGGTGACCGAGTTCATGCAGCAATTGCTGGAGCGTGAACGTGAAACGACGGTTGAGCGTGATGACATCGCTGCCCGCAAACGTCAAATCGAAGCGCAGGTTGAGCGACTAAGCCAGCCCGGTGGTTCAGAAGACCCGCGTCTGAACGCGCTGGCGGAACGTTTTGGTGGTGTGCTGCTGTCTGAAATTTATGATGATGTCACGCTGGATGATGCCCCGTATTTCTCTGCGCTTTATGGCCCCTCTCGCCATGCGATTGTGGTACCCGATCTTTCTCTGGTCCGCGATCAGCTTGCCGGTCTGGAAGACTGCCCGGAAGATCTGTATCTGATCGAGGGTGACCCGCAGTCGTTTGATGACAGCGTGTTTGCCGTTGAAGAACTGGAACGCGCCGTGGTCGTGAAAGTTGCGGAGCGCCAGTGGCGCTATTCTCGCTTCCCGGAAGTGCCGCTGTTTGGCCGCGCTGCGCGGGAAATGCGTCTGGAAAGTCTGCGTGATGAGCGCGAAGCGCTGGCAGAGCAGTATGCGACGCTATCATTTGACGTACAGAAAACGCAGCGCTTGCACCAGTCTTTCAGCCGATTTATCGGTACACATCTGGCTGTTGTTTTCGATGAAGATCCCGAAGCAGAAATTCGCAAGCTCAGCTCCCGCCGCGGCGAATTAGATCGTGCGATGGCCAGTTTTGATGGTGAAAATCAGCAACAGCGCCAGCAGTATGAGCAGGCGAAAGAAGCCAGCGCGCAACTGAATAAATTGATTCCGCGTATTAGCCTGTTGTGCGATGAGACGTTGCAGGATCGTGTGGAAGAGATCCGTGCAGAGCTGGATGAAACCGAAGAATCTGCCCGTTTTATTCAACAACACGGAGCGACGCTGGCTAAGCTGGAGCCACTGGTTTCTGTCTTGCAAAGCGATCCGCAGCAACATGAACAGTTGCAGGAAGATTATGCTCAGGCGCAGAACGCACAGCGGCAGGCGAAACAGCAGGCGTTTGCACTGACCGAGGTTGTGCAGCGTCGTGCCCACTTCAGCTATGCCGATTCGGCCGGCATGTTGGGTGAAAACGCCGGTTTGAATGACAAACTTCGCCACCGTCTGGAATTGGCTGAAGCAGAACGGACAAAAGCGCGCGAACAGCTACGCCAGCATCAGGCACAGCTGACGCAATACAGTCAGGTTCAGGCGTCGCTGAAAAGTTCTTATGACGCCAAACAGGACATGCTGAAGGAACTGACGCAGGAACTTCAGGATATCGGCGTGCGTGCGGATGCCGATGCTGAAGCGCGTGCCCGTCAGCGCCGTGATGAACTCCATGCTGCGTTAAGCACCAACCGCTCGCGGCGTAACCAGTTGGAAAAACAGATTACGTTCTGTGAAGCGGAAATGGACAGTTTGCAGAAGAAATTGCGCAAGCTGGAGCGTGATTACCACCAGATGCGTGAGCAGGTTGTCACCGCGAAAGCAGGCTGGTGCGCGGTCATGCGTTTGGTGAAAGACAATGGTGTTGAGCGTCGTTTGCACCGTCGTGAACTGGCGTACATGGAAGGTGATGAACTGCGCTCCATGTCGGATAAGGCGCTGGGGGCGCTGCGTCTGGCGGTCGCGGATAACGAACATCTGCGCGATGTGCTGCGGCTTTCGGAAGATCCGAAGCGACCTGAGCGCAAGATCCAGTTCTACATCGCCGTTTATCAGCATCTGCGCGAGCGTATCCGGCAGGATATTATCCGTACCGACGACCCGGTAGAAGCGATTGAGCAGATGGAGATCGAGCTTAACCGTCTGACTGAAGAGCTGACGGCGCGTGAACAGATGTTGGCAATCAGCTCGCGCAGCGTGGCAAATATCATTCGTAAGACGATCCAGCGTGAGCAGAATCGTATTCGTATGCTGAACCAAGGGCTGCAAGCGGTCGCGTTTGGTCAGGTAAAGAGCGTCCGCTTGAACGTCAACGTACGCGAGACGCATACCACGTTGCTCAACGTGCTGTCCGAGCAGCAGGAAATGCATCAAGATCTGTTTAACAGCAATCGTCTGACCTTCTCGGAAGCGCTGGCGAAATTGTATCAACGTCTGAATCCTGAAATTGATATGGGTCAGCGTACACCGCAGACTATCGGCGAAGAGCTGCTGGATTACCGCAACTACCTCGAAATGGAAGTGGAGGTTAACCGTGGTGCGGATGGTTGGCTGCGGGCGGAAAGTGGGGCGCTGTCTACCGGGGAAGCAATTGGTACTGGGATGTCAATTCTGGTCATGGTGGTACAGAGCTGGGAAGAAGAATCTAAGCGTCTGCGTGGAAAAGATGTTATCCCGTGCCGTCTACTTTTCCTCGATGAGGCGGCGCGTCTGGATGCCAAATCGATCGCGACGCTATTCGAGCTCTGTGACCGGCTGGAAATGCAGCTAGTCATCGCGGCACCGGAAAATATCAGCCCCGAAAAGGGAACCACCTATAAGCTGGTGCGTAAAGTTTACCAGAACAATGAGCATGTCCATGTGGTTGGATTACGTGGGTTCGGAACGGAAGCGTCAGAGACGCAAGAGCAAGTTTTGTAG
- a CDS encoding YcbK family protein: protein MDRIDNHRRKWLALGGAALGIALLPGQAFATLSTPRPRILTLDNLNTGERLKTEFFDGKRYNKSELSRLNHFFRDYRANKVKTIDPQLFDQLYRLQVMLGTNKPVQLISGYRAIDTNNELRAHSRGVAKQSYHTKGQAMDFHIQGVQLANIRKAATKMRAGGVGYYPRSDFVHIDTGPVRTW, encoded by the coding sequence ATGGATCGCATTGACAATCATCGCCGTAAGTGGCTTGCACTGGGTGGTGCCGCTTTGGGCATCGCACTGCTTCCCGGTCAGGCATTTGCAACGTTATCTACGCCCCGACCACGAATTTTGACGCTGGATAACCTGAATACCGGAGAACGGCTGAAAACGGAATTCTTTGATGGCAAACGGTATAATAAATCAGAACTTTCCCGCCTGAATCATTTTTTCCGCGATTACCGCGCCAATAAAGTCAAAACGATTGACCCGCAACTTTTCGATCAGCTTTATCGTTTACAGGTCATGCTGGGAACCAACAAGCCTGTACAGCTAATTTCTGGTTATCGCGCAATCGATACTAATAACGAATTACGCGCGCATAGTCGGGGTGTGGCAAAGCAGAGCTACCACACGAAAGGGCAAGCGATGGATTTCCATATTCAAGGTGTTCAACTGGCCAATATCCGCAAAGCTGCTACTAAAATGCGTGCCGGTGGGGTTGGCTACTACCCGCGCAGTGATTTCGTTCACATCGATACTGGCCCAGTTCGTACCTGGTAA
- the ldtD gene encoding L,D-transpeptidase produces the protein MLLLHKRKMVRLMLRVGCIWVGSLSPSFSVLSASPTVVSGLSQSTGVVSVEKSRAGLLAALPHGMTVHYLSDLSSLYAQHQMQPMWADNRAVQQFQQQLAELAIAGVQPQFTTWVTLLTDPQLTGFARDVVLSDAMLGYLQFVSGVERNGNDWLYSSVPYRLQSPALNIVSQWQQAVKSGTSAAYVVSLAPQHSQYAKMHEALKTMLTDTRPWPNLNLAESLRPEQQSRELVVLREILQRTGMLSSTESITLFNENVAATTTSLTAQTSVVDGAINTDDLYTGELVEAVKRFQHWQGLEDDGVIGKRTRDWLNVSPQMRATLLALNIQRLRLLPDNVHTGIMVNIPNYSLIYYQDGAERLSSRVIVGQPKRKTPLMSSSLYNVVVNPPWNVPTTLTRQDIIPKVVRDPGYLQRHGYTVLSGWSQDAEAIDPSMIDWQGVSAERFPYRLRQAPGANNSLGRYKFNMPNSEAIYLHDTPNHNLFQRDIRALSSGCVRVNKASELANMLLQDAGWNNSRISSTLDQGNTTFVSMKHRIPVNLYYLTAWVAEDGKPQFRTDIYNYDDTARAGTKVLSKAGLLLQ, from the coding sequence ATGTTGTTGTTACATAAACGAAAAATGGTCAGGCTGATGTTGCGCGTGGGTTGTATTTGGGTAGGAAGCCTGTCTCCTTCGTTTTCGGTGCTGTCAGCGTCTCCGACGGTGGTGTCTGGGTTATCACAAAGCACGGGCGTGGTTTCTGTCGAAAAGAGTCGGGCAGGGCTTTTGGCTGCGCTGCCACACGGCATGACGGTACATTATCTCTCTGATTTATCATCACTTTATGCTCAGCATCAGATGCAGCCGATGTGGGCAGATAATCGCGCCGTTCAACAGTTTCAACAGCAGCTTGCCGAATTGGCGATAGCGGGTGTGCAGCCACAGTTCACCACGTGGGTGACCTTGCTGACCGATCCTCAATTAACCGGGTTTGCGCGTGATGTCGTGCTATCAGATGCGATGCTGGGTTATTTGCAGTTCGTCTCTGGCGTGGAGCGTAATGGCAATGATTGGCTGTACAGCAGCGTGCCTTATCGTCTGCAATCGCCTGCGTTGAATATCGTATCTCAATGGCAACAGGCCGTGAAATCCGGCACCAGTGCGGCCTATGTGGTTTCGCTGGCTCCGCAGCACTCACAGTACGCCAAAATGCATGAGGCGCTGAAGACGATGCTGACTGACACGCGTCCGTGGCCGAATCTCAATCTGGCGGAATCTCTGCGCCCGGAACAGCAGAGCCGTGAATTGGTTGTGCTGCGTGAGATTTTGCAACGTACTGGCATGTTGTCGTCAACGGAGAGCATCACGCTTTTTAATGAAAATGTCGCCGCAACGACCACGTCGCTAACCGCGCAAACCTCTGTCGTCGATGGCGCTATCAATACAGACGATCTTTACACGGGTGAACTGGTTGAAGCGGTTAAGCGCTTCCAGCACTGGCAAGGGCTGGAGGATGATGGCGTGATTGGTAAACGCACGCGTGATTGGCTTAATGTTTCTCCGCAAATGCGAGCAACGCTGCTGGCATTGAATATCCAGCGTCTGCGCCTGTTACCGGATAATGTTCATACCGGTATTATGGTGAATATCCCCAATTACTCACTCATTTATTATCAGGATGGTGCTGAACGTTTATCATCGCGCGTCATTGTCGGGCAACCGAAACGTAAGACGCCGCTAATGAGCAGCTCGCTGTATAACGTAGTGGTCAATCCGCCGTGGAATGTCCCTACGACGCTGACCCGACAGGACATTATTCCTAAAGTGGTGCGCGATCCCGGTTATTTGCAGCGCCATGGCTATACGGTGCTGTCCGGCTGGAGCCAGGATGCAGAAGCGATTGATCCCTCAATGATTGATTGGCAGGGCGTGTCGGCAGAGCGCTTCCCCTATCGCCTGCGTCAGGCACCTGGGGCAAACAATTCGCTGGGGCGTTATAAGTTTAATATGCCGAATTCAGAAGCGATTTATCTGCACGACACGCCTAATCATAACCTGTTTCAACGTGATATCCGGGCGCTGAGTTCTGGTTGCGTGCGGGTCAATAAGGCATCGGAACTGGCTAACATGCTGCTACAGGATGCTGGTTGGAATAATAGCCGCATTTCTTCTACGCTGGATCAGGGAAATACGACTTTTGTTTCAATGAAGCATCGGATTCCGGTTAATCTCTATTACCTGACGGCGTGGGTCGCGGAAGATGGTAAACCGCAGTTCCGAACAGATATTTACAATTATGATGATACCGCCCGTGCCGGGACGAAAGTGCTATCCAAAGCAGGGCTGTTGCTTCAGTAA